Part of the Sphingobium sp. TKS genome is shown below.
CATAGCTGCCGCCCTTGACAGCCTTGCCGTCGTCGGTAAATGTCGCGCCGGCAGCCAGCACTTGGGAGGAGCGCGCCTCCATGTATTTGCGGTGCTCAGACACCACGGCCTGGCGCCTGGCGGCGGTGCCAGGCAGATCTTGGAAAAAAATCGCTACGTACATTAGACAGTCTCCTTCTTCTTGCGTGTCTTGCTGAGGGTGGATGTTTCTGCGGGCACATTGCCCGCCGTCGTGGATTCGGGGATCGACTCGGCCAGCACCTTGAGCAGGGCGCGCAGCGCGCCCATTTCGACTTCTCCCATGCTCTGGGCCCATTCGGCCTCGATCGCCAAGCGATCTCTATCGCGCGCGACTGCATCTGCATGCCGCGGGCGGACAGGCGCACTAGCTTGGCCCGCCGGTCCGTCGCGCTCTGCGCGGCTTCCAGGTAGCCGGCTCCCAGCAGCGAATCGACCAAGAAGCCCATGCTTTGCTTGGCCATGCCAGCGCGCCGGGCCAGATCAGACACGGAGGCGCCGGCCAGCGGCAGGTGCCTGAACACAGCGCCATGCGCTTCACGAACGTCGGGATAGCTGACGGCCAGCGCCGTGTAGACGCGCGCTGCCAGTGCTTCGAACGGCGTGCGTAGCAAAGTGCCAAGCGTGCCGGCCAAGGCGCCCATGGTGGCATCTGGTTTGGCGGGCTTCCAGGGCGAATAGGTTTCGGTGGACTTTTTCATAATTTTCCGTGAATCAATATGGACATATTATCTGCCTAAAAGAAGTGATGTCAAGTTCATTATTCGGGTTATTACTGACGAAATACCAATTCACAAAGACAAAAAGACTGTCTAATATAGCCAGACATTCTGTCTAAAACTATGATCAAACTGCACACATGGACAACGCCCAACGGGCGAAAGGTATCGATCGCGCTGGAAGAGCTGGGGCTGGAGTACGAAGTCGTGCCGGTGGACCTGTCAAAGGACGAGCAGCTTTCACCCGCATTCCTGCAGCTCAATCCCAACAACAAGATTCCCGTGATCGAGGACAGTCAGGGCCCCGGCGGGCGGCCGCTGGTGCTGTTCGAGTCGGGCGCGATCCTGATCTACTTGGCGGAGAAGACTGGCAAGCTGCTCCCTGCCAGTGCCCAGGATCGCTACCTGGCACTGCAGTGGCTTATGTTCCAGATGGGTGGGGTCGGTCCCATGTTCGGCCAGACCCATCACTTCCGCCGCTTTGCATCGGGTGAAGCTTATCCTCTCAAGCGCTTCTCGAATGAGACGCATCGCCTCTACCGAGTGCTAGAGGGGCAGCTGCGGACCCACCGCTACCTGGCGGGCAGCGAATACGGCATTGCCGACATCGCCATCTATCCCTGGGTGGACCGCTTCGAACTGCACGACATCTCATGGGACAGTCTGCCCAGCGTTAAGCGCTGGTTCGACGAGGTGGGCGCACGGCCTGCCGTGCAGCGCGGCATGAGCATTCCCCACACCAGGAGGCCCGCATGAAAGTTCTCGGCCGGTTGAGTTCGCACAATGTGCAGAAGGTGATGTGGTGCGCAGCGGAACTCGGCATTGCCGTGGAGCGCACCGACGTAGGCGGCAAGTTTGGAGGCAACAAGGAAGACGCTTATCTGCGGCTCAATCCCAACGGCGTAGTGCCGACCCTGCTGGATGATGGCGTGGTTGTCTGGGAATCCAACACCATCCTGAGATATCTGTGCAATACGCATCCCACGAGCCTGTATCCCGCCGGTGCCGCGCAGAGATCTGAGGTCGAGCGCTGGATGGACTGGCAGCTGACAACCCTGGTGGCCGGCATGGTCCCGCTGTTCCAGTCGATCGTGCGCACACCTAAGGAGCAGCACCAGTCAGAGCTGATTGCGCGCCACCGGACCACGTCTGCGACCGCGATGCGGATCATTGAATCGGCTCTCGCGCAAAGGCAGTACCTGGCAGGCGATGAATTCACGCTGGCAGACATCTGCATTGGGCCTTCGGTGTACCGCTGGTTCGAGCTGCCTATCGAACGTGAGGACCTTCCTGCGCTCGCTCGCTGGTACGAGGCCGCCAGGGCCAGGCCGGCTTTCCGCGAACAAGTCATGGTGGGCCTCTCGTGAACTTGCGCCCAACTCACGTTCAACACTTCTGATCCCATCACATGAAAACTAATCGAATCCACCTGCTGCTGATCACCGCGTTCCTAGCCTCGGCGCAACTCGCAGCCGCGCAAACCTATCCGGACAAGCCGGTGCGCATCATCGTGCCCTTCGCCACGGGAACCGCCGGCGACACGATCTCGCGCCTGCTGGCCGACAGCATGTCCGGAAGCCTCAAGCAGCCTTTCATCGTGGAAAACCGCCCTGGCGCGGGCGGCAACGTCGGCAGTCAAGCAGCCGCGCGCAGCCCGGCCGACGGCTACACGATCCTAATGGCCGCAACACCCAACTTCGCGATCAACCAGACGCTATACAGCAAGGCGGCCGTGGGCTTCGATGCCGATGCAGACTTCAGGCCGCTGGGTTTGGCTATGTCCGCGCCCAATCTGATCGTGGCCAACAATGCGGTGCCATTCAAAGATTTCGCAGGCATGCTGGCCTACGCGCGAAAGAATCCTGGCCACCTGTCCTTCGGCTCCTACGCAGCCGGCAGCACCGGGCACCTAGCTGGCGCGATGATCAACGCGCAGGCGGGCATCGACCTGCTGCACATCGCCGCCAAGGATCCGCTGACTATGGTTGCCGGCGAACATATCCAGCTGGCGCTGGTCACCCCGACCGCCACGCTACCGCTGGTGCGCGCGGGACGTCTCAAGGCCCTAGCCGTGACCTCGACCAGGCGCCTGTCCAGCGCGCAGGACATCCCCACTGTCAGCGAGTCCGGCTTGACCGGCTTCGAGGCGACTGCTTGGTACGGCTATGTGGTGCCCAAGCGCACGCCCGATGCCATCGCACGCGTGCTGGAGACAGAGCTTGAGCGCGCGATCAATTCGCCCAGGGCCAAAGAGTTCGCCAGAACTTCGGGCAACGAGATCACATGGATGAACGCCGCCACCTTCGGCGCCTACGTCAAGCAGGAGCGTGCGAAGTGGGGCGACGCTGTACGCCGCTCAGGCGCGCAGCCCGACTAGGCTCCCATGCACACCCTTTACTACAGCCCGGGCGCCTGCTCGCTTGCATCGCACATCGCGCTGGCGGAATCGGGGCTGGCATACCGATTAACGGAAATCAACACCAAAAACGGTGACAACCGAACGCCCGACTACCTGCGCATCAATCGCTGGGGCAAGGTGCCCGCACTCCTGCTGGCCACGGGTGAAGTGATTACCGAGGGGCCCGCGATTCTGACGCACATCGCCGACTCCGCGCGTGGACGCGCACTGCTGCCGGAGCCGGGTACGGTGGCGCGCGCCAGGGCCATGGAATGGCTGGCCTTTTTGTCCAGCACTGTGCATCCGGCCTTTCGCAACATGTTCCGTGCTGAGCGCGTTGCCGGCGATTCGCCACAGGCTATAGATAGTGTGCGGGAGCATGGCATCGCCGCGCTCGGCGCAGCGCTGGAGGAGGCCGACCACCGTATCGGTGCATCGGACTTTTTGATCGGCGATGACTTCACCGTCTGTGACGGTTACCTCACTGTGTTCTACCTGTGGAGCCTGCGTGTGCCGCTGAAAGAACGGTTGCCTGCCGTCCCCAAATACGCTGCGGTCGCCCAGCAGGTTCTGTTGCGTCCTGCGGTCCAGGGCGTGTTGGCACTGGAGCGCATCAAGCCGTGACGAAGGATGTCTATGACTTTGACCTGTTCGTCATCGGAGCGGGCTCTGGCGGTGTCCGGGCCGCGCGCATGGCGGCGCAGCGCGGCGTGCGCGTGTGCGTGGCTGAAGCCGCTGCGCTAGGCGGCACATGCGTTAATGTCGGCTGCATCCCGAAGAAGCTTTATAGCTACGCTGCGCACTACGCCGATGCGTTCGAGGAGGCGCGTGGCTTTGGCTGGGTTACCGGCGCGCCGGTGCTGGACTGGGAGCGCCTGAAGGCTCGGCGCGCAGCTGAAGTCCTGCGTCTCAACGGCGTCTACCAGGGCCTGTTGGAAGGCGCGGGCGTGACGATCGTGCAGGGCTGGGCATCGCTGCTGGACGAGCACGCGGTCCAGGTGCAGACGCAGGGCGGTCGCCGCACCTTCACTGCACATCACATTCTTCTCGCCACGGGCGGCACACCCAGCGTGCCCGATATTCCCGGCAGCGAATACGCCGTCAGCTCCGACGCTATGTTTGATCTCGCGCGGTTCCCAAAACGCTTGGTGGTGGTGGGTGGCGGCTATATCGCCTGCGAGTTCGCTTCGATTTTCAACGGCTTGGGTGCGCGGGTGACGCAGCTGTGCCGCGGACCGCAGTTGCTGCGCGGCTTCGACGATGAGATCAGGGAGTTCATCGCGCAAGAAATGAGCAAGGCCGGCATAAATGTCCGGCGGGACACCCAGCTTAGCTCGATTTCCAGCACGACCGACGGGCTGGAGCTCACGCTTGCCGATGGAGGTAGGCTGCGGGCCGACACCGTGCTGTTCGCTACAGGCCGCGTGCCTAACGTCACCGGCTTGGGCCTGGAGGCACTTGGGGTCGCCCGGGGTAGGGACGGCGCGATCCTAGTCGATGAGGGCTACCGCAGCAGCCTTCACTCGGTGTACGCCCTGGGCGACGTAACCGCGCGGGTGCAACTTACACCCGTGGCGCTGGGCGAAGCGATGGTGCTGGTGGACCGGCTCTTCGGACCGGCACAACGCTTCATGAGCTACGACTATATTCCCACCGCTGTGTTTACGCATCCGAATATCGGAACTGTGGGGTTTGGCGAGGCGCAGGCGCGCGAGAAATTTGGCAGGGTCACGGTGTACCGGGGGTCCGGTGAGAGAATGTTCGAAAACGTACGCTAAGGGATCAGAGCGATTGCAGGGTGTGGAGCAGTTGGTATGAGGCCCGTTTGATTGCGCCATCGTAGCGGCCGAACGCGAACGCTGTCGCTTTCGCCTGTCTTTGGATCATGTCGGGATGCCGTTCGAAGGCTCGATCTACTGCAGCAAGCACATCGTCAGCACCTGATGCGACCTCTCCCAGATGCCAACCAGCGTACCTTGGATCGTCCTGCCAGTTAGCGCCATGCGCATTCACGAAAGCGACGGGCCGCGGCTTAGCGAGGAATTCGTAAAGCTGGCTCGACATGTCGCCCAGATAGATGTCGGCGGCCCGCGCATAGCTCATGTCGAACAGCTTGGGAGAATCCAGATCGACCGCGATGTGCTCTGGCACGGCAAGTTCCAGCCACCGCGCTCGCGCGATCGGATCGAGGTTTTCGAACGCGCGGACATGAGGGGCGAAGACCAAGTTGTACCGCTCCTGTTCGCGGAAACGGGCGATGACATCGCGAGCGATGCCGATCGATGATAGCGCGGGATCGAAATGGGTGTTGTAGAAGACGGTCGGGCGATCGTTGTCGAACAATCGCGGTCTGGCGGGCAAAGCCTGCAGGTAATCCATCTTTACATAGCTGACGGCCGAAAGCTTCTTATGGCCGAGGCCTTGCGCGACGGCCCGCTCGATGTCTTTCTGTCCGGGGACAAAAATGGCATCGAAGGCCCTCAGCTTCGCTTCGGAAGATGGCGCACGGTCGCCGGCACCGTGGCGGAAATGTACCAGCGGACGCTTCCATCCGAGCCATCGCAACGCCGCAGAGGTGCGCTCGGGAACGATGATGGCCTGGGTCTTGCGGGCCTGCCATCGGATCCGCGCCAGCAGGGGCCCCTTCGCCGCCGAGCGGCTGCCCGTTATGCGCGCTGCAATCCTGCCCGCCCAAGGCCAGGCGATCTGCGTCACGGTCATCGTGCTGGCTCTCATCGCCGCAGCCACTGCGCGCAAGGCGGCGGCGGTGCGGTCGTCGGCGCAGATGCAGCGGACCGTGATATCCGGATGGCTCAGGCTAAGTTCTGCGGCGACCGGCGCGAGATGCAGGACCTGATGCTCCCCTCCGATGAATACGAACGTGAGATTGTTCAAATTCGTCATGCCTTGATCGATGGGCGCGCTTTTCGAGCGAGAAGCTTCTGTCCGTCCGTCCTGATCTCTCCGTTCGGCGTAACATGCCGGTAGAGCGTCTGACGCGTGATGCCCAGCTCGGCGCACAGCTCGGCGACCTTGGTTTCGGGTTTGCCCATAGCCGCCTGGGCAAGCCGCAGTTTGGCGGGCGTCATCTTGAACGGGCGACCGCCATGTCGGCCGCGCGCACGTGCCGATTCCAGACCGGCGCGGGTGCGCTCGACGATCAACTCGCGCTCAAACTCGGCGAGGCCGGCAAAAATCGCAAAGATCAACCGACCGTTGGCGGTGGTGGTGTCGATCGACGCGCCTTCGCCGGCCAGCACCTTGAGGCCGATGCCACGCTTGGTCAGGTCGCCGACTGTGTTAACGAGGTGGCGCAGGTCGCGACCGAGGCGGTCGAGCTTCCATATGACCAGCGTGTCATCACGGCGCAGTGCCTTCAGGCAGGCATCCAGCCCCGGCCGCTTGTCGAGCCGGCCCGACGCGGCATCCTCATAGATATGCTCGGGATCGACGCCGGCCGCGACCAGCGCGTCGTGCTGAAGGTCGTGAACCTGGCTGCCATCCGCCTTGGACACTCGCGCGTAACCGAGCTGCGTTGTCACATATACGTCCGTCTGCGTGACGGAGCGGCATTGCCCGTCGATCAATCTGCATAATGTCACATAACCCGTCTCCTCGTCTATGCTCCATGAACAGGGCCACATCCCTGTTGCGTGACAAACAGGAAGCCGATGCCGTCCAGAACAATATTATCGCCTGCGCAGCGCGCTGTGATCTTCGATCCGCCTTCTGACAGCGCGACGATCGAGCGGCTCTTCACTCTCGGCCCCGATGACCTCGCGCAGGTAGCGCGTCGTCGGCGCAGAGCGAACCGGCTCGGCTATGCCGTGCAGCTCTGCTACCTGCGTCATCCGGGGCGTGCGCTGCTGCCGAGTGAAGCAGTGCCCGCCCTCATGCTGTCGCTGCTCGCCGACCAGATCGGTTGCCGGATCGACGACTTCGCCGACTATTCTGCCCGTGCGACGACGCTGCGCGAGCATCGCGCCGAGATCGAAGCGTATCTTGGTCTGCGCGCCTTTGACCGGATCGACGTACGATCGACGCTGGCACTGGGATCAGAGATCGCCACCTCGACCGATCGGGGCGAGGCGATCGTCGCCGGCATGGTCAATCGCCTGCGGCTCGACCGGATTGTTCTGCCTGCGGCATCGACGCTGGAACGGCTCGCCCTCATCGTGCGGGCCCATGCACGCAAGGCCGCCCATGCCGGACTGATCCGCGATTGCTCGGCCGATCAGGAAGCGGCACTCGAACGCCTGATCGCATCCGATGACAATGGTCGCACCCGTCTGGGATGGCTACGCGAATGGCCGGAAGCGCCATCGGCGTCGAACCTGAAGGGGATCGTCGAACGGCTCGACGCGGTGCGCGGCATCGGGATCGCAACCGATCGGGCACGACGTATCCATGCCGCCCGCTATGCCGTCATCGCCCGGACCGCCGGCATCGTCACTGCGCAACACCTCCGGCGTCTCGAACGCCCGCGCCGACTCGCGATGCTGGTCGCCTCCATGATCGAGATGGAGGCGGCGCTGACCGATGCCGCCTTGGTCATGGTCGAGAAGATGGTGGGGGCGCTGTTCCGCCGCGCCGACCGTACCCGGTCCGACCGGCTGCTCGGGCAGGCACGGATGCTGAAAGACACGGCGCGCTTTCATGTCCGGCTCGGCCGCTTGCTGGTCGATGCACGCGCGAGCGGACGCGACGCCTTTCGCACGATCGATGACCGGGTGGGCTGGGATCAGCTCGAACGCAGCATCCGCTTCGCCGAGGATCTGACGCGTGCGGCCGATGACGGTCTGGAGGAAGTGGTCGAACGCTACCCTGCCGTGCGGCGGTTCGCCCCGACCTTCCTCGCCGCCTTCACCTTCCGGACCGCGAGA
Proteins encoded:
- a CDS encoding glutathione S-transferase N-terminal domain-containing protein translates to MHTLYYSPGACSLASHIALAESGLAYRLTEINTKNGDNRTPDYLRINRWGKVPALLLATGEVITEGPAILTHIADSARGRALLPEPGTVARARAMEWLAFLSSTVHPAFRNMFRAERVAGDSPQAIDSVREHGIAALGAALEEADHRIGASDFLIGDDFTVCDGYLTVFYLWSLRVPLKERLPAVPKYAAVAQQVLLRPAVQGVLALERIKP
- a CDS encoding FAD-dependent oxidoreductase, producing MTKDVYDFDLFVIGAGSGGVRAARMAAQRGVRVCVAEAAALGGTCVNVGCIPKKLYSYAAHYADAFEEARGFGWVTGAPVLDWERLKARRAAEVLRLNGVYQGLLEGAGVTIVQGWASLLDEHAVQVQTQGGRRTFTAHHILLATGGTPSVPDIPGSEYAVSSDAMFDLARFPKRLVVVGGGYIACEFASIFNGLGARVTQLCRGPQLLRGFDDEIREFIAQEMSKAGINVRRDTQLSSISSTTDGLELTLADGGRLRADTVLFATGRVPNVTGLGLEALGVARGRDGAILVDEGYRSSLHSVYALGDVTARVQLTPVALGEAMVLVDRLFGPAQRFMSYDYIPTAVFTHPNIGTVGFGEAQAREKFGRVTVYRGSGERMFENVR
- a CDS encoding Bug family tripartite tricarboxylate transporter substrate binding protein encodes the protein MKTNRIHLLLITAFLASAQLAAAQTYPDKPVRIIVPFATGTAGDTISRLLADSMSGSLKQPFIVENRPGAGGNVGSQAAARSPADGYTILMAATPNFAINQTLYSKAAVGFDADADFRPLGLAMSAPNLIVANNAVPFKDFAGMLAYARKNPGHLSFGSYAAGSTGHLAGAMINAQAGIDLLHIAAKDPLTMVAGEHIQLALVTPTATLPLVRAGRLKALAVTSTRRLSSAQDIPTVSESGLTGFEATAWYGYVVPKRTPDAIARVLETELERAINSPRAKEFARTSGNEITWMNAATFGAYVKQERAKWGDAVRRSGAQPD
- a CDS encoding recombinase family protein, producing MTLCRLIDGQCRSVTQTDVYVTTQLGYARVSKADGSQVHDLQHDALVAAGVDPEHIYEDAASGRLDKRPGLDACLKALRRDDTLVIWKLDRLGRDLRHLVNTVGDLTKRGIGLKVLAGEGASIDTTTANGRLIFAIFAGLAEFERELIVERTRAGLESARARGRHGGRPFKMTPAKLRLAQAAMGKPETKVAELCAELGITRQTLYRHVTPNGEIRTDGQKLLARKARPSIKA
- a CDS encoding glutathione S-transferase family protein; the encoded protein is MKVLGRLSSHNVQKVMWCAAELGIAVERTDVGGKFGGNKEDAYLRLNPNGVVPTLLDDGVVVWESNTILRYLCNTHPTSLYPAGAAQRSEVERWMDWQLTTLVAGMVPLFQSIVRTPKEQHQSELIARHRTTSATAMRIIESALAQRQYLAGDEFTLADICIGPSVYRWFELPIEREDLPALARWYEAARARPAFREQVMVGLS
- a CDS encoding glutathione S-transferase family protein gives rise to the protein MIKLHTWTTPNGRKVSIALEELGLEYEVVPVDLSKDEQLSPAFLQLNPNNKIPVIEDSQGPGGRPLVLFESGAILIYLAEKTGKLLPASAQDRYLALQWLMFQMGGVGPMFGQTHHFRRFASGEAYPLKRFSNETHRLYRVLEGQLRTHRYLAGSEYGIADIAIYPWVDRFELHDISWDSLPSVKRWFDEVGARPAVQRGMSIPHTRRPA